A window from uncultured Anaeromusa sp. encodes these proteins:
- a CDS encoding glycosyltransferase family 2 protein — translation MYNRHDVFSLIHRNERMNTILDKITLLIPCYNEQEVLEQLWLRLNTILGEISAVSFEILFINDGSTDNTLHVIKKLAAQHPQISYLDLSRNFGKELAMIAGLDYADSDAVIIMDADLQHPPELIPEMIAYWKEGYDDVCAKRRQRTGESFIRRWAANTFYSLLQKISTIKIQEHVGDFRLLDRRCVEAIKLMRETQRYTKGIFSWIGYRKKEILFDSALRAAGTTKWSWLKLINLAIEGITSFTTFPLRLSSIAGLVISLISFAYMGWIIFNTLIFGDPVQGFPTLVSIILFLGGIQLIFLGVIGEYLARVFNETKRRPLYLVNEYNGKKSLYRRDHLHFEDQGEN, via the coding sequence ATGTATAATAGACACGATGTATTTTCTTTGATCCATCGCAATGAGAGGATGAACACCATTTTGGATAAAATTACGCTCCTCATCCCCTGCTATAATGAGCAAGAAGTTTTGGAACAGCTCTGGCTGCGCTTGAACACAATTCTCGGTGAAATTTCCGCCGTCTCCTTTGAAATTCTTTTCATCAACGACGGCAGCACCGACAATACGCTGCATGTTATCAAGAAGCTCGCGGCTCAACATCCGCAGATTTCTTATTTGGATTTGTCCCGTAACTTCGGCAAAGAGCTGGCTATGATTGCTGGTCTTGATTACGCCGACAGCGACGCCGTGATCATTATGGATGCCGATTTACAGCATCCTCCGGAGCTCATTCCGGAAATGATTGCCTACTGGAAAGAAGGCTATGACGATGTCTGCGCCAAACGACGCCAGCGCACCGGCGAATCCTTTATCCGCCGCTGGGCGGCCAATACCTTTTACAGCCTGCTGCAAAAAATATCCACCATCAAAATTCAAGAGCATGTAGGCGACTTCCGTTTGCTGGACCGCCGCTGCGTGGAAGCTATCAAATTGATGCGCGAAACCCAGCGCTATACCAAAGGCATTTTCAGCTGGATCGGCTACCGCAAAAAAGAGATTCTTTTCGACTCCGCGCTGCGAGCCGCAGGTACAACCAAGTGGAGCTGGCTGAAACTGATCAATCTGGCTATTGAAGGCATTACCTCCTTCACTACCTTCCCCTTGCGCCTTTCGTCCATTGCCGGCCTGGTCATTTCCCTCATCTCCTTTGCTTATATGGGCTGGATCATTTTCAACACCCTAATCTTTGGCGATCCTGTACAAGGCTTCCCCACACTGGTGTCGATCATCTTGTTTTTGGGCGGCATCCAGCTTATTTTTCTGGGAGTTATCGGCGAATATCTGGCGCGGGTTTTTAACGAAACCAAGCGACGCCCCTTATATCTTGTAAACGAGTACAACGGCAAAAAAAGCCTCTACCGCCGTGACCACCTGCATTTTGAAGACCAGGGAGAGAATTGA
- a CDS encoding GGDEF domain-containing protein, with translation MAADFDRTRAAYFAGLCMLLAGIAYLDHLTIHEIDLSIFYLLPVGLASWRLGIVWGRSAAFLAVASWGLADWLDDYVYKLPWGVYWASVNHAVFFLAVAEVTGRLRLAYEMIERSAFCDALTGLYNRRAFFTMAEKELQRSRRYGHPLTVCYIDVDHFKQVNDTRGHEAGDQLLCEIAAALTELVRQSDIVARLGGDEFALLLPETDRVAQGVLERLRERLQQRMDTAGWPVTFSVGAVTCQQSPRSIDDLVQYADALMYQVKHQGKNQLLYEVWQEENK, from the coding sequence GTGGCGGCTGATTTTGACAGAACGCGCGCAGCCTATTTTGCGGGCTTGTGTATGTTGCTTGCGGGCATTGCCTATTTGGATCACTTGACCATTCATGAGATTGATTTGTCTATCTTTTATTTACTGCCTGTAGGGCTGGCCTCTTGGAGACTGGGGATTGTCTGGGGACGCAGCGCAGCCTTTTTGGCGGTAGCCTCGTGGGGGTTGGCTGATTGGCTGGATGACTATGTTTATAAGCTGCCATGGGGCGTATATTGGGCTTCCGTGAACCATGCCGTCTTTTTTCTGGCTGTGGCCGAAGTAACAGGCCGGTTGCGTCTTGCCTATGAAATGATAGAGCGGTCTGCGTTTTGTGATGCTTTGACAGGCTTATATAATCGGCGGGCGTTTTTTACCATGGCGGAAAAAGAATTGCAGCGCAGCCGGCGCTATGGACACCCTCTAACAGTGTGCTATATTGACGTGGATCATTTTAAGCAAGTCAATGATACGAGAGGCCATGAGGCGGGGGACCAGCTGCTGTGTGAAATTGCTGCGGCGCTTACTGAACTGGTGCGCCAAAGTGACATCGTTGCGAGGCTGGGGGGAGACGAATTCGCGCTGCTTTTGCCGGAAACGGATAGAGTGGCCCAAGGCGTGCTGGAACGCCTGCGCGAGCGTCTGCAACAGCGCATGGACACAGCCGGTTGGCCGGTGACCTTCAGCGTGGGCGCTGTTACTTGTCAGCAGTCGCCGCGATCCATCGATGATCTGGTACAGTATGCCGATGCGTTGATGTATCAAGTGAAGCATCAAGGGAAAAACCAACTACTTTATGAGGTGTGGCAGGAGGAAAATAAATAG
- a CDS encoding GtrA family protein: MTTCILKTRERIDLKLCKISQTSSYIVFGLLTTLVNFIVYLFFTKVIPLDYKIAASLAWILAVLFAFVTNKFYVFQSRKTDIALLCREFSSFLFFRTLSYFADILSMIIMVEALLIPDAAAKLAASVIVAILNYFASKHVVFRLGNR; the protein is encoded by the coding sequence GTGACCACCTGCATTTTGAAGACCAGGGAGAGAATTGACTTGAAGCTATGCAAGATAAGCCAAACCAGTTCCTATATTGTTTTTGGCCTGCTGACCACATTGGTCAATTTTATTGTTTACCTGTTTTTTACCAAGGTCATTCCCTTGGACTACAAAATCGCAGCCTCTCTGGCTTGGATTCTGGCAGTCCTTTTTGCCTTTGTCACCAATAAGTTCTACGTCTTTCAAAGCCGCAAAACCGATATCGCCCTTCTCTGCAGAGAGTTTTCCAGTTTTCTCTTTTTCCGAACCCTTTCGTATTTTGCTGATATTCTTTCGATGATTATCATGGTCGAAGCACTGCTCATCCCTGATGCCGCAGCAAAACTGGCCGCGAGCGTGATTGTAGCGATTCTCAACTATTTTGCCAGCAAGCACGTAGTCTTCCGTCTAGGGAACCGATAA
- a CDS encoding helix-turn-helix domain-containing protein — protein sequence MPQKEKVSTTLKVEACKKYLAESISIADIAKALEVDGKIVRRWIFQYQSEGKSGLEPQKHNRVYPPKLKLAAVTDYLQGNDSLLDICKKYQIHSDCQLSRWLKQYNGHEEFKLRSGGSRIMSKARKTTQTNRVEIVEYCLAHDMNYGETALKYQVSYQQVYQWTKKYLEMGKMGLEDRRGHRVGTLPGRTPQEELEAEVAQLKHKNWRLQMEVDVLKKLQELERRDVLALRGKNENTKR from the coding sequence ATGCCACAAAAAGAAAAGGTATCGACCACTTTGAAGGTAGAGGCTTGCAAGAAGTATTTGGCAGAAAGCATAAGCATAGCTGACATAGCAAAAGCCCTAGAAGTTGACGGGAAAATAGTAAGAAGATGGATTTTTCAGTACCAGTCAGAAGGTAAATCCGGCTTAGAACCACAGAAACACAATCGAGTATATCCGCCTAAACTGAAACTGGCAGCTGTGACTGATTATCTGCAAGGCAACGATTCTCTATTAGATATTTGCAAGAAATATCAGATTCACTCAGATTGCCAATTGAGTCGCTGGCTAAAGCAGTATAATGGACATGAGGAGTTCAAGCTCCGGTCAGGAGGAAGTCGAATCATGTCGAAAGCTAGAAAAACGACGCAGACTAATCGTGTAGAAATCGTTGAATACTGTCTTGCTCATGATATGAATTATGGCGAAACAGCCCTAAAATACCAGGTATCATACCAACAGGTATACCAATGGACAAAAAAATATCTAGAAATGGGAAAAATGGGTCTGGAAGATCGGCGTGGGCATCGGGTTGGAACCTTGCCTGGCCGTACCCCGCAAGAAGAACTAGAGGCTGAAGTTGCCCAGTTGAAACACAAGAACTGGAGGCTGCAGATGGAGGTTGATGTGCTAAAAAAACTGCAGGAACTGGAAAGAAGGGATGTCTTGGCTTTACGCGGCAAGAACGAGAATACGAAGCGGTAA
- a CDS encoding ChbG/HpnK family deacetylase has product MRKLIVNADDFGRHVLINDAVIQGHVEGCITSATLMPSAAAFDDAVTKAAAHPSLGVGVHLTLIGEKPLLPPEQIPSLVDENGQLAEKYPQFMARFFKGAVSLKEVRAELAAQIQKVVDSGLRITHIDSHQHLHVLPGIIDIALELAAAHQINAVRIPSVPLGFTGGYSCTPGQFVGRSGLIFLAALARRKARQRGFRTPDHFFGIVAGGGLREESFLEILRKLPAGSTEIMIHPGTDNQALAAACGWAHQFEEELQTALSSQAKSLLKERSITLASFRDIP; this is encoded by the coding sequence ATGCGAAAACTCATTGTCAACGCCGATGATTTCGGCCGTCATGTTCTCATAAACGATGCTGTCATTCAAGGTCATGTAGAAGGCTGCATCACCAGCGCCACCTTGATGCCCAGCGCCGCCGCTTTTGACGACGCCGTAACCAAGGCAGCCGCTCATCCTTCGTTAGGAGTAGGGGTACATTTGACGCTCATCGGCGAGAAGCCCTTGCTGCCGCCGGAGCAAATCCCCAGCTTAGTCGATGAAAACGGCCAGCTTGCTGAAAAATACCCGCAGTTTATGGCTCGCTTTTTTAAAGGCGCCGTTTCTTTAAAAGAAGTACGCGCCGAACTGGCCGCTCAAATTCAAAAAGTTGTCGACAGCGGCCTGCGCATCACCCATATTGACAGCCACCAGCATCTTCATGTGCTGCCTGGAATTATCGACATCGCCTTAGAACTGGCCGCGGCCCACCAAATCAATGCGGTGCGCATTCCTTCCGTACCGCTCGGCTTTACCGGCGGCTACTCCTGTACGCCTGGACAGTTCGTCGGCCGTTCCGGCCTTATCTTCCTAGCCGCTTTAGCCCGCCGCAAGGCGCGGCAGCGCGGGTTTCGGACGCCGGACCATTTCTTCGGCATTGTCGCCGGAGGCGGCCTGCGGGAAGAAAGCTTCTTAGAAATTTTGCGCAAGCTGCCTGCAGGTTCCACGGAAATCATGATTCATCCTGGCACGGATAATCAGGCTTTAGCCGCCGCCTGCGGCTGGGCGCACCAATTCGAAGAAGAGCTGCAAACCGCCCTAAGCAGCCAAGCGAAATCGCTGCTCAAAGAGCGCTCGATCACCCTGGCTTCTTTCCGGGATATTCCGTGA
- a CDS encoding DUF6056 family protein gives MEMQENKAYSRSDFLSWGMLALLFVYMLSLNFLMPLHRDDYWYSLIWGTMDKLAVWPDVFQSMYAHYLTHGGRMTAYVVLSSFLLAGKFWFNLFNSFMYVALIVLMYWHSQRQITWRFQPHVLLLLITFTWLGLPHFAEVTIWMAGSCTYLFTAVLILAFFLPYHFQALGRGLWQGGFWASLSMLILGVLAGWGIENTSATTAFVSVCATFYFYKKKQLQTWMLTGCFGAVLGMVMLVAAPGNYVRFDDSKTKLLYHFTNLIAAGAEALLYVLPVVLFLLLAWRVLRACHEKGAAAATENRKLDGTFIFSSVMTMAAIAFLLLSYSNGHFFSTWLGPLLIAKVAVPLGVATPRLQVQLFNTLSGLEEMLIYLLTITQLYRYAFTKLSLRKKDLRGARSGWGEIMAVHPACWHVAAWLALALFNHFVMVASPRFPARATFGSVTFLLIATAGVFTVPEVRQYFLETARRKYMALFAVLVLLPMMAATLNQYVTIHREDGARMAYVREMAAQGATELEVAPISIKNRVLRHVYFEDLNNSVSRDLLCNYYGLKTIKLKE, from the coding sequence ATGGAAATGCAAGAAAACAAAGCATATAGCCGCAGTGATTTTTTGTCGTGGGGGATGCTGGCTTTGCTTTTTGTGTATATGTTGTCTCTGAACTTTCTTATGCCGCTGCATCGCGATGATTATTGGTATTCCTTGATTTGGGGAACGATGGACAAGCTGGCGGTTTGGCCGGATGTATTTCAATCCATGTATGCCCATTATTTGACTCACGGCGGTCGCATGACGGCCTATGTGGTGCTGAGCAGTTTTTTGCTGGCAGGCAAGTTTTGGTTCAACCTATTCAACTCTTTTATGTATGTAGCCTTGATTGTGCTGATGTACTGGCATTCGCAACGCCAGATTACCTGGCGCTTTCAGCCGCATGTTTTATTGCTGCTGATTACCTTTACGTGGCTGGGGCTGCCGCATTTTGCGGAAGTGACGATTTGGATGGCCGGCTCGTGCACCTATTTATTTACGGCTGTGTTGATTCTTGCGTTTTTTCTCCCCTACCATTTTCAAGCCTTGGGCAGAGGACTGTGGCAAGGCGGTTTTTGGGCGTCTTTAAGTATGCTGATTTTGGGCGTGCTTGCAGGCTGGGGTATTGAAAATACTTCAGCTACCACGGCTTTTGTCAGTGTTTGCGCCACCTTCTATTTTTACAAGAAGAAACAGCTGCAAACGTGGATGCTGACCGGCTGTTTTGGCGCGGTACTGGGGATGGTTATGCTGGTTGCTGCGCCGGGAAACTATGTGCGTTTTGACGATTCGAAAACAAAGCTGCTTTATCATTTTACCAATCTTATCGCTGCCGGGGCGGAGGCGCTGCTCTATGTGCTGCCGGTAGTGTTGTTTTTGCTGCTGGCCTGGCGGGTTTTGCGGGCTTGCCACGAGAAAGGCGCTGCTGCGGCAACGGAAAACCGAAAGCTGGACGGAACTTTTATTTTTTCCTCTGTCATGACTATGGCGGCAATTGCTTTTTTGCTGCTTTCCTATAGCAACGGTCATTTCTTTTCTACTTGGCTGGGACCGCTGCTGATAGCTAAGGTGGCCGTGCCGCTGGGCGTCGCGACGCCGCGGTTGCAGGTGCAGCTTTTTAATACCTTGTCCGGTCTGGAAGAGATGCTGATCTATCTGCTTACGATCACGCAACTCTATCGGTATGCCTTTACCAAGCTGTCGTTGCGCAAGAAGGATTTGAGAGGCGCACGCAGCGGCTGGGGGGAGATTATGGCAGTGCATCCGGCTTGCTGGCATGTAGCGGCCTGGTTGGCGCTGGCTCTGTTTAACCATTTTGTCATGGTGGCGTCGCCCCGCTTTCCGGCGCGGGCTACCTTTGGGTCAGTCACGTTTTTACTGATTGCCACAGCTGGCGTATTCACCGTGCCCGAAGTGCGTCAATACTTTTTGGAGACGGCTCGCAGGAAATACATGGCGCTCTTTGCGGTCTTGGTTCTGCTGCCCATGATGGCGGCAACCTTGAATCAATATGTGACCATCCATCGGGAAGACGGGGCGCGGATGGCCTATGTGCGGGAAATGGCGGCTCAGGGAGCGACAGAGCTCGAAGTGGCGCCGATTTCCATCAAAAATCGCGTACTGCGCCATGTGTACTTTGAGGACTTGAACAATTCCGTCTCGCGTGACCTGCTCTGCAATTATTACGGCTTGAAAACGATCAAGCTGAAAGAATAG
- the dcuC gene encoding C4-dicarboxylate transporter DcuC, translating into MMTAIGVAIVAVTVYLLLKRYDARLVLLASGISMACVAGTPMASLDAFAKNMTNGGLIQAVCSVMGFAMVMRYTECDKHLINLLAGGLSKVRPLLIPGVVLATYAVNVALPSAAGTAAAAGAIFVPLMMSAGIHPAMAGAAVKCGTYGSMLNPGLAHNPFVAKIAGVGVMDVIAFHFKANIASLLTAAVLITLIAYYRKEHKGYIAEGLEAEASFKVNWLYAIMPILPIVILILGTAGVVPALKMDVPQAMVIGAMLALVVTRKNPTNFSNAFFDGMGKAYGSILGIIISAGVFVSGMTAMGLVKTFTTAMLNNPGIVKVCAAVGPFILGVVVGSGDAATFAFNEAITPHAEEFGMSAVQMGSMATLGGTLGRTMSPIAGATIIIAGIAGVNPMEIAKRNFLPMVGAMVLGMAFLM; encoded by the coding sequence ATGATGACAGCAATTGGCGTAGCTATTGTGGCAGTAACGGTATATCTTTTGCTGAAACGGTATGACGCAAGATTGGTGCTTTTAGCTTCCGGGATTAGTATGGCCTGTGTGGCGGGAACGCCCATGGCTTCGTTGGACGCGTTTGCCAAAAACATGACCAATGGCGGCTTGATTCAAGCGGTTTGCTCGGTTATGGGCTTTGCGATGGTTATGCGCTACACGGAATGCGATAAGCATTTGATTAACTTATTGGCAGGAGGGCTTTCTAAAGTTCGGCCGCTGTTGATTCCCGGCGTGGTACTGGCTACCTACGCCGTCAATGTGGCCTTGCCCAGCGCCGCCGGGACAGCGGCTGCAGCGGGCGCCATTTTTGTGCCTTTAATGATGTCGGCCGGCATTCATCCGGCGATGGCCGGGGCTGCGGTGAAATGCGGCACCTACGGAAGCATGCTCAATCCTGGATTGGCTCATAACCCATTTGTGGCGAAAATTGCCGGCGTAGGGGTCATGGATGTGATTGCGTTCCACTTCAAAGCGAATATTGCCTCTCTTTTGACGGCGGCAGTGCTGATTACACTGATTGCCTATTACCGCAAAGAACATAAAGGGTACATAGCGGAAGGCTTGGAAGCGGAAGCTTCCTTTAAGGTTAACTGGCTTTACGCCATTATGCCTATCTTGCCGATTGTGATTTTGATTTTGGGAACAGCCGGTGTTGTGCCGGCGTTGAAAATGGATGTACCTCAGGCCATGGTCATAGGGGCGATGCTGGCACTGGTCGTGACACGCAAAAATCCGACTAACTTTAGCAATGCTTTCTTCGATGGTATGGGCAAAGCGTACGGTTCTATTTTGGGGATTATCATTTCCGCCGGTGTGTTTGTTTCAGGGATGACGGCTATGGGACTTGTGAAAACCTTTACTACGGCCATGCTGAACAATCCGGGCATTGTCAAAGTGTGCGCAGCGGTAGGTCCGTTTATTCTCGGCGTGGTTGTCGGGTCTGGGGATGCAGCAACGTTTGCCTTTAACGAAGCGATTACGCCGCATGCCGAGGAGTTTGGCATGTCTGCGGTGCAAATGGGCAGCATGGCGACCTTGGGAGGCACCCTGGGGCGTACTATGTCGCCTATCGCCGGTGCAACCATCATCATTGCCGGTATTGCCGGCGTTAATCCCATGGAAATTGCCAAACGTAATTTTTTGCCGATGGTAGGGGCCATGGTTTTAGGGATGGCCTTCTTGATGTAA
- a CDS encoding AMP-binding protein, with protein sequence MKISFSTLGCPEFGWRDIYSLAKDFGFDGIEVRGLGDKRFTGPAQPLSEEQWPQTKKKLEELRLEISCLSSGCCLKFAEKAEENHKELVRYITLAGKLGTPYVRILGDNEPQPTGDVDDQVVLTALRRLIPIAEANQVTLLVETSGVYADTKRLGQLLNQIASDAIGALWDIHHPYRFAGETPEQTVQNLGAYIKYAHVKDSVVIDDAIQYRMLGEGDLPIAQIMSALNSIKYAGYLSLEWVKAWAPDLANAGVVFPHFAHYMNRFIEKNTSKGRLFDNNAKTGKFIWEKDSLIDLTFPQVLDHVVAEFPDQYAFRYTTHDYTRTYAEFRDDVDAFARSLIALGVKPGDHVAIWATNVPQWFITFWATIKIGAVLVTVNTAYKIHEAEYLFRQSDTHTLVMIDGYKDSNYVEIMQELCPELERTKPGAPLHSVRLPFLRNIITVDSKQPGCLTWAEAVELSETVPVEEVYRRERSLNKHDVCNMQYTSGTTGFPKGVMLSHYNVVNNGKNIGDCMDLSTADRMMIQVPMFHCFGMVLAMTAAMTHGATMSPLPYFSPKQSLECINREKITCFHGVPTMFIAMLEHADFPKTDFSHVRTGIMAGSPCPTKVMQDVVNKMNMTEITIVFGQTESAPGCTQSRVDDSIELRVSTVGRALPGVECKIVDPETGEDLPDNVSGEFVARGYNIMKGYYKMPEATAAAIDKDGWLHTGDLAKRDEKGYFKITGRIKDMVIRGGENIYPKEIEDFIYTHEKVKDVQVIGVPDKQYGEEIMACVILKDGTTMTSDELKDYIRSHMAKHKTPRYIDFVHEFPMNAAGKIMKYKMREQAVAKLGLAADSKVETA encoded by the coding sequence ATGAAAATTTCTTTTTCCACCTTGGGTTGTCCTGAATTCGGCTGGCGCGACATTTATTCTCTGGCCAAAGACTTTGGCTTTGACGGGATTGAGGTCCGCGGTCTGGGAGATAAGCGCTTCACCGGACCGGCCCAACCTCTTTCTGAAGAACAATGGCCGCAGACCAAGAAAAAATTGGAAGAGCTGCGCCTTGAAATTTCTTGCCTTTCCTCCGGCTGCTGTCTGAAGTTTGCCGAAAAAGCCGAAGAAAACCACAAAGAGCTTGTACGTTACATTACGTTAGCCGGCAAACTGGGTACGCCTTATGTTCGTATTCTAGGCGATAATGAACCTCAACCAACGGGAGATGTTGACGACCAAGTTGTCCTCACCGCCCTGCGCCGTCTGATCCCCATTGCCGAAGCCAATCAGGTCACGCTTTTGGTCGAAACATCTGGTGTGTATGCCGATACCAAGCGTTTGGGCCAGTTGCTCAATCAAATCGCCAGTGACGCCATCGGCGCCTTGTGGGACATTCATCACCCCTACCGTTTTGCCGGAGAAACGCCGGAGCAAACCGTGCAAAATCTCGGCGCTTACATCAAATACGCTCATGTCAAAGATTCTGTCGTCATAGATGATGCCATTCAATATCGCATGCTGGGCGAAGGAGATCTGCCGATTGCACAAATTATGTCCGCCTTAAATTCCATCAAATACGCCGGTTACCTCTCCTTGGAGTGGGTCAAAGCCTGGGCGCCGGACTTGGCCAATGCCGGAGTTGTCTTCCCGCATTTCGCTCATTACATGAATCGCTTTATCGAAAAGAACACCTCTAAAGGCCGCTTATTTGACAACAATGCCAAAACAGGCAAGTTCATCTGGGAAAAGGACAGCCTTATTGACCTAACCTTCCCCCAAGTCCTGGATCATGTAGTAGCCGAATTCCCTGACCAGTACGCTTTTCGCTATACCACGCATGATTACACACGCACGTATGCGGAATTTCGGGACGATGTAGACGCCTTTGCCCGTTCTTTAATTGCTTTGGGCGTAAAGCCAGGCGATCATGTCGCCATCTGGGCTACCAATGTGCCGCAATGGTTCATTACGTTCTGGGCTACCATCAAAATCGGCGCCGTTCTGGTTACGGTCAATACGGCCTATAAAATTCACGAAGCCGAATATTTGTTCCGTCAATCGGATACGCATACGCTGGTTATGATTGACGGCTACAAAGATTCTAACTACGTCGAAATCATGCAGGAGCTTTGTCCCGAGTTGGAGCGCACTAAACCAGGTGCGCCGCTGCACTCAGTCCGTCTGCCGTTCCTGCGCAACATCATCACCGTCGACTCCAAACAGCCGGGCTGCCTGACCTGGGCCGAGGCGGTTGAACTGTCTGAAACCGTACCAGTCGAGGAAGTCTATCGCCGCGAACGCTCTTTGAACAAGCACGACGTCTGCAACATGCAGTACACTTCCGGCACTACGGGTTTCCCCAAAGGCGTCATGCTGAGCCACTATAATGTCGTCAACAACGGTAAAAACATTGGGGACTGCATGGATCTCTCCACCGCTGACCGCATGATGATTCAGGTGCCTATGTTCCACTGCTTCGGCATGGTCTTGGCAATGACGGCCGCCATGACCCACGGCGCTACCATGTCGCCGCTCCCTTACTTTTCTCCCAAGCAGTCGCTGGAATGCATCAACCGCGAAAAAATCACCTGCTTCCATGGCGTTCCCACCATGTTCATCGCCATGCTGGAACATGCGGATTTCCCCAAGACCGATTTTTCTCACGTACGCACAGGCATCATGGCCGGCAGCCCCTGCCCCACCAAAGTCATGCAAGACGTGGTCAACAAGATGAACATGACGGAAATCACCATTGTTTTCGGCCAAACCGAATCCGCCCCCGGCTGTACCCAGAGCCGTGTAGACGATTCCATTGAACTGCGCGTCTCCACCGTAGGCCGCGCCTTGCCGGGCGTAGAGTGCAAAATTGTGGACCCCGAAACCGGCGAAGATTTGCCGGACAATGTGTCCGGGGAATTTGTCGCCCGCGGTTATAACATCATGAAAGGTTACTACAAAATGCCAGAAGCTACTGCCGCCGCTATTGATAAGGACGGCTGGCTCCACACCGGCGACCTGGCCAAGCGCGATGAAAAGGGTTACTTCAAAATCACAGGCCGCATCAAGGATATGGTGATTCGCGGCGGTGAAAACATCTATCCTAAAGAAATCGAAGACTTTATCTATACCCATGAAAAAGTCAAAGATGTACAAGTCATTGGCGTGCCGGACAAACAGTACGGCGAAGAAATCATGGCCTGCGTCATCTTAAAAGACGGCACAACGATGACTTCGGATGAACTCAAAGACTACATCCGCTCTCATATGGCCAAGCACAAAACACCTCGCTATATTGACTTTGTCCACGAGTTCCCCATGAACGCCGCCGGCAAGATCATGAAGTACAAAATGCGCGAGCAGGCCGTGGCCAAGCTGGGCCTTGCGGCAGACAGCAAAGTCGAGACAGCGTAA
- a CDS encoding transporter: protein MDIQTKLLYLFLDLLLPLAIGQACRSQKRLSGSFFQRMIILNICLVYPVLAGLTIWSLRLNYELIGLPLMGVLLCIIPGIAAYLLVERKFESELDKGSYLLSAMLSNTGTLGGLCTYIMYGEAGFAYTQMAVILQNVVMFMFCFPLARYYYQKSIGLPFDRQSVLSLFINRNQLPVVGMAVGVALNAAGVARPVFLEAVVDPLVHLGAWTALMPIGYSIDLYAMRQYYRKILDLLPIKLVLTPLVAYALSQVVFEETVLINTIVILAAMPTAINAVVAVQLNKLNVDLATASFVLTTAVCLVAALPILFVVLS, encoded by the coding sequence ATGGACATTCAAACGAAATTATTGTATTTATTCCTAGATTTACTGTTGCCCTTGGCCATCGGCCAAGCCTGCAGAAGTCAAAAACGTCTGAGTGGAAGTTTCTTTCAGCGCATGATCATTCTTAATATCTGCCTGGTGTACCCGGTGCTGGCGGGGCTGACTATTTGGAGCCTGCGCCTGAATTATGAGCTCATAGGGCTGCCGCTGATGGGCGTGCTTCTTTGCATCATTCCAGGCATTGCAGCGTACTTGCTTGTGGAACGCAAGTTTGAAAGCGAATTGGATAAAGGCAGCTATCTCTTAAGCGCCATGCTGTCGAATACGGGAACCTTGGGCGGGTTGTGTACCTATATCATGTACGGTGAGGCTGGCTTTGCGTATACGCAAATGGCGGTCATTTTGCAGAATGTCGTTATGTTCATGTTCTGTTTTCCCTTGGCGCGATACTATTATCAAAAAAGTATTGGCCTTCCCTTTGACAGGCAGTCGGTTCTTTCGCTTTTTATCAACCGCAACCAGCTGCCGGTTGTCGGCATGGCTGTTGGTGTTGCCTTGAACGCAGCCGGAGTGGCAAGGCCCGTATTTCTGGAAGCGGTAGTTGATCCGCTGGTGCATTTGGGTGCCTGGACAGCGCTGATGCCGATTGGTTATTCCATTGATTTATACGCTATGCGGCAGTACTACCGAAAAATTTTGGATTTGCTGCCCATCAAGCTGGTGTTGACGCCGCTAGTAGCCTATGCCTTGTCCCAGGTCGTTTTTGAGGAAACGGTGCTCATCAATACCATCGTGATTTTGGCCGCCATGCCGACGGCGATTAATGCGGTAGTGGCGGTGCAACTCAATAAGTTGAATGTGGATTTAGCGACGGCGTCGTTTGTGTTGACGACAGCGGTATGTTTGGTGGCGGCGCTGCCCATTCTATTTGTTGTCCTGTCTTGA